The Clostridiisalibacter paucivorans DSM 22131 genome contains the following window.
GAAGGGCAATTGATACATCATCAATTCAAGCAGCAAGATCAGAGTTAAACAGGGCAGAAATGGCAATGAATAGCTTTGAACAGGAAATCAGAGAAACTAACGCTGCACAGCAACAGTTCAATAATTCAGTTTCAACTTCATCAGGTATGCTTGGTAAACTCAAAAGCCTTGCACTTGGTGTGGGTGTAGCCTTCAGTGCAAAGAAGATCATTGATTTTTCTGACAGCATGTCACAAACAACAGCAAGACTGAACCTGATGAATGATGGACTTCAAACCACTGCAGAACTTCAAGACATGATCTTACAATCAGCAAACAGATCCAGGGCATCATACATAGGTACTGCAGATGTAGTTGCCAAGTTAGGACAAAGGGCAGGGGATGCTTTCAGTTCTAATGAAGAAACCATTGCTTTTGCTGAAGCCTTGAATAAATCGTTTGTCATTGCAGGTGCAAGCCAACAGGAAATGGCTTCTGCAAGCTTACAGTTGACACAAGCACTTGGTTCAGGTGTCTTGCGTGGTGAAGAACTCAATGCAGTGTTTGAATCAGCACCAAACGTGATTCAGACCATTGCAGATTACATGGATGTTCCAATTGGACAGATCAGGAACATGGCTTCAGAAGGCATGATCACTGCTGATATAGTTAAGAATGCAATGCTAAGTGCAAGCAGTGATATTGATTCAACCTTCAGAGAAATACCAATGACATTCAGTCAAATAGGAACATTGATCAGCAATAACCTGATCCAAACATTACAACCAGCTATTCAAATGATTGGTAGGGGTGCAGCTTGGATTGGTGAAAACCTTGATTTAGTCATTCCAGTTGTTTATGGTTTGGCTGGTGCTGCTGCAACTTATGCTGCAGTGTTAGGTATTCAGGCAGCTGCTACATGGTATGCTAAGGTTGCACAAGATGGCTTGAATATGTCGTTACTTGCTAACCCTGCACTGTGGATTGCACTGGCAATTGGTGTCCTTATTGGGATGATCTATAAGTGGGTTCAATCCGTTGGTGGTTTGGAAGTTGCCTGGAAGATTGCAATGAATGGGATCCTGACTGCTTGGGATTGGGTGAAGATAGGATTTTTCACAGGTATTTATTGGATCCTTGATCTTTGGGATAAGATGAAGCTTGGGATGATGACAGCTGGAACAGGTATTGCAAACTTTATGGGTGATATGAAAGCAAGTGTCCTGATGATCCTTCAGAACATGGTCAATGGTGCCATAGACATCATAAATGGCTTCATAGGCACGTTGAACAAGATCCCTGGTGTTTCTATTGATACCATCAACAATGTCACGTTTGGAACGGATGCAGCACTTCAGAATGAAGCTGAAAAACAAGCAAGGAATGCTGGACTTGAAGCCTATAAGACAGAAATTGAATCCAATATGGCTGACAGGGATGCAGCACTTCTTCAGATGAAGAATGATGCTATTTCAGCAACTGCAGCAAGACAAGCTGACATTGACATTGCAAAAGCTGAAGCACTTGCAAAACAAAGTGATCCATCAAGTGGATTTGCTTTTGATGATATGGCTTATGATATGTCAGACACAGCATCAAACACAGCAAAGATGGCAAATTCAATGGATGCAAGCGAAGAAGAATTGAAATATTTGCGTGAAATGGCTGAACAGGAAGCTATTAATAGATTTACAACAGCAGAAGTTAAGATTGATATGGGTGGTATAACCAACAATGTCAGCAGTGAAACAGATCTTGATGGTATGATCACATACCTGGAAGAAAAGCTTGAAGAAGCTTACCAGGTTACAATGGAAGGTGTACACCCATAAAAGAATTGAACCCTTGGTTAAGTCCAGGGGTTCTTTTTTATTTGTAAAACTATGGTATAATTAAAACAAGGCTTCAGAAAGCTTTTCTAAGACGTTTTCAAGTCATGGGTATAGATTTATATAGGTAAAGCCAAAGGAAGCCAATTTAGACAAGCTGGAAGGGTAGGTGGAAGCATTATGTCACAA
Protein-coding sequences here:
- a CDS encoding tape measure protein, with protein sequence MATIRTAIQVTDGMSPAIKSMNKALNMTISSFEALQNVSGRAIDTSSIQAARSELNRAEMAMNSFEQEIRETNAAQQQFNNSVSTSSGMLGKLKSLALGVGVAFSAKKIIDFSDSMSQTTARLNLMNDGLQTTAELQDMILQSANRSRASYIGTADVVAKLGQRAGDAFSSNEETIAFAEALNKSFVIAGASQQEMASASLQLTQALGSGVLRGEELNAVFESAPNVIQTIADYMDVPIGQIRNMASEGMITADIVKNAMLSASSDIDSTFREIPMTFSQIGTLISNNLIQTLQPAIQMIGRGAAWIGENLDLVIPVVYGLAGAAATYAAVLGIQAAATWYAKVAQDGLNMSLLANPALWIALAIGVLIGMIYKWVQSVGGLEVAWKIAMNGILTAWDWVKIGFFTGIYWILDLWDKMKLGMMTAGTGIANFMGDMKASVLMILQNMVNGAIDIINGFIGTLNKIPGVSIDTINNVTFGTDAALQNEAEKQARNAGLEAYKTEIESNMADRDAALLQMKNDAISATAARQADIDIAKAEALAKQSDPSSGFAFDDMAYDMSDTASNTAKMANSMDASEEELKYLREMAEQEAINRFTTAEVKIDMGGITNNVSSETDLDGMITYLEEKLEEAYQVTMEGVHP